The Coffea arabica cultivar ET-39 chromosome 6e, Coffea Arabica ET-39 HiFi, whole genome shotgun sequence genome contains the following window.
CAATTTCCTTCAATAGAATTGCGTGAGTTACTCTCAATAGAGAGTAGCTAATTTTGTTTTTTAGTCGAAAATCAACCTGAAGACGCGGTTCTAAAcatttgtgagatcgaattattttaattgcttctttcATTCATtgatatttgcatgttttctgctttACGTGACTATGGTTattgtgtatgattgaatagCTACGTAATATTTAATTGTTCACGTAATATACTTGCTAATTGGGGTAgatgaatccgtaattgtttgattactCTGATTCCGGTAGTAACTGACataattgggtttgtgtcagggaaaCATAATAAACCCTTGTAACGTGTTTATTAATTATAACAGGATTTCTCTgatttttaatgcaattaggaaattaaatcATATGATCGTATCTAGGATCATTTCCGGATTAGAAAAATAGTTATGGTCGTACATTGGCTATCAAAACAATAAGGAGAAACTAGTTGTCAGATCGTATCAGCGGTTAAAAACTTGTTTATTGACAAACATTGGAGTTATCTTTGCATTGATGATCAGTGGaatggaccgtgtctgaaaagttgcacctttggTTAGAGTCGTATCTCTTGTTGAttaattcatgtttatttccgtgagttgtttttatttagataattagttatttttataaaaaccCCCCCTATTCTTAACTCtaaaagaaacgaattatccccaatccaTGTAGATTCAACTCTACTTACCACTGTATTCAAAATTTATACTTTATTTGAGtagatatttattattgcacagactcGACAATTGTCAATACCGtagtcacaaaaaaaaaaaaaagatgaagaaaaatatgggggaaaaaaagaaaaacatgatAAGGTTGcttgaaattttctaatttttttcattGGGTAACAAATTTAAAGAAATTTAACTgctgaaataaataaaagggcCACTAGTTCACattagggttgcaaacgagGCAAGTCGAATCGAGTTTTGGACTTATCGAGTTAAGCTCGACTTAATAACATGTagagtcgagttcgaactcgagttcagcGAGCTAAGAAAATTGAGCTCGAGATCAACTCGACCAAAGAAAAGCCagactcgagctcgagtcgacaaggctcgcgagcagctcgaaTTGTCAGCTCGTAACATAGTTCGAATTTTTGACTCGTGAGCAACTTGTTAGCTCGAGTTTCTGGAAATTAATCTAatgaaaacaacaaataattattttttcttaacaaataataaaattttagggatgtatatgtaattttactattaaaataaaaaataatatatatatcaaaCCCAAACTCAAACCAAGGAAAAGTTGGATGACGCAACAGATATTCTGTTCCACCTTTTATGCTACCATATGActtactttttattatattgttatttctctTTTAGAAACATcatactttaattttttttgtttccttataaTTCAACAATTATTGGTTGagtaatatacaaaatttaacaaatttaaaaaatcaaaatacacaaaatgaGATTTCTTTAATGAATTTTCTactatatttttaattttctattatatattgcttttttgggattgttgtatttattttttattcattttatatttattaaattttaatgaaataaaaaagaattaacaaTGATgttataaaagaaaaatagcaatataatacaAAACGAATCCAATGGATTGAACGGTAAGAGAGGAGAGATTGTATGTAAGAGGTATTATTGTATTTTAACTCTCACACTTGCACAAGAAAAACACTAAAGAGAGAGAAaactcttttaaaaaaaaacccaaacaCAAACCGAAAATACAATTGGtggaaaaattaataaataaagatGAGACATGGGGAGGAGCGGGAGTTGGCACAAGGGGACTCCGTACGTAATCGATAATCCGTATATATTAGGGGCTGTTGTGGGTGGGGGAAGAGCGAGAGAGTGAGGGGACGAAGGGTTTCTTTTGTTGAAATCGCAGCGGATAGCGGTCGCAGAGAAGAGGAAAATGCCGTGCTTGAACCTGTCCACAAACGTCAAGCTGGAGGGCGTTGACACCTCCGCCATTCTGTCTGAGGCCACCTCTACTGTTGCCAAACTCGTCGGCAAGCCTGAGGCTGTATATATTCCTACTTAACCATCCTCTCTCCATTTCTGTCCTTTTAGTACATGTATCCTTTTCCTAGCGCGTCTCTTTGATGCTgattcccttttcttctttctttacaattttccttttagttccgatctctctctctctcacagtTCCAATCGTTTATTTTGCTGGTGGGTTTTAATTTTTACAGCCCTTATACTTGAATTAAGGGTTTAGTTCCAATATCTCTCTAATTAAATGATTAAGGACATAATATTTGGGGTATAAGTCGATAGATAACCTATTTTCAACACAAACTGGGTTTTGTCCTTTAAATTTTTTACTCTGGGTTTTTGACATTCCTGTTCAATTGGAAATTGCCTAGATGAATATTCGCATTTTCACTGACTTCTTTGACCCTAACGCCTTTAATTTCTTCAAGATGGGATTGCTTGTTACTGATTTTGTGATGAGGAGATTTGGGGTATGCATTAATTTGATTGTGCATGTTAGGTTGTCCAGAGTTTAATTCGGTAAAAACTGCCTCAGTTTTGGTGTCTTTTTACTTGTCTTGATAATCGTTATTACTCATTCTTGTCTGTACAATGCTTTGATCATCTGAGGACTAGATGTAAGTAATGCCCATTAAAATGCTTTTCAAATTGTTGGGAACATGCTTTgtggtttatttatttacttttaggaAAACGTAGTGGATTCAAATCCTTGAAGGATATCCAAGATTGAGAAGTTATGAACAACTTCTGTTGTGTGTTGTGCATTTTCTCGTATCTTTTAGTTTCTGTGCTTTATGTTGTGTGACTTTTGGGCCAATGAACATAATTGGATTTGCAATTGTCTTGCGGTGAAGGGCTCATTGTTGTCGTCGTTTGTTGTTATCGgaccctccccccccccccccccccccccccccccccccccccccaaacaaaaaaaaacacacaaagaAAACTTATAAACAAGGTATTTTGTTCCACCCCCAAACTTTGTCCTTTTGTCCCCCCAACATCCCCCCTCCGCCCACCTCCACCcccaaccccaaaaaaaaattttttttgaagggGGGTTGGGGTGGAGTGAATATGCCTTAGGTCTGACTATTGGCAGCATTTTCAACACGTGCAATCATCTATTTTGGCAGATTGAGTGACATAGCTAATTTTATGTTTCTATATCTCTGGGTTTTGAACTATCCACTAATGAAAGGATTACACTTAAGTACGTTGTGGTGGCTGGAATAGTGTCTTGAATTCCATTAGGCCATTATGGCATTAATCTTTCGTTGCACCTGTAATCCTGCAGTATGTTATGATTGTGTTGAAGGGGTCTGTACCCATGTCATTTGGTGGAACTGAGCAGCCAACTGCCTATGGTGAGTTGGTTTCTATTGGGGGACTCAACCCTGATGTGAACAAGAAGCTGAGTGCTGCAATTTCCAACATTCTTGAGACAAAGCTTAATGTGCCAAAGTCGCGTTTCTTCCTGAAATTCTGTGACACCAAGGTAAGCAATTTTAGCCTTCAAAATTGTTAGCAAAATGGTCAAATCCCAAGCATGTAGATTCTTATTGCATTCTTCCTTGTTGTTTAGGCCCATCAGAGTCAAGAATATGCACAGTGTCTGCATGCTTTACACCAGTACTAGGTCATGTAATCAACTTTTGTTACTCTGCACCATGAATCAACTTTCTCctccattttcttttcaatcTCTGAAAATGCTGATTTTCCACCAAAATGTGGTACAAGTGTCTCTTGGCTACTCTGTTTTGCCACTTTGATGGTACTGAAGGGCTGCCGCTTTAATTTTTGCAGAGTTCCAACTTTGGATGGAATGGGTCTACCTTCTAGGTTCCGTATTTGCAAATGTTGAGCTTGTTGACCACGGGGCTCAGAATTTGGAAAATATGCATCTTCAATGTTTGTGTAGTAGTACTTGTATTATGTTCCAAGCAGATTATGTTGATGCTCCAGAGCATCCATCTTTAGAGAAGTATGCAATTTAATATACTGGATATTTTGAGATCGGTTTGAACAATCACTAGATGCATCTCAATGCTGTTCAGAAATATGTGGCTCACTTTTATTTCTTGAGCACATGGCGCAGGCTGGTGAATTAATGCTACATCATGCAGATCTGAATGGAATTAGTTGATATTTTTTAGGTAGCCTTCCTCTGGGATGAGTACGTCAGTGCATACTCATTCTACAGAGTTGTAGAGTGAGTCAGACCAGCGTATGGTACTCTGGTAGAAGAACCATTCAACGGGGGTGCTTTGCTGCACGCGTACGCTAGCcggtagggctgcaaacgagcccagccgagtcgagctttgagctaatcgagccgagcctcgactaaattttaccaagctcgagctcgagctcgacgagccggcaaatttcgagctcgagctcgaaaaaaataaaaaataattataaataaaataatatttttttcttaataaataataaaatattaaggatatatacgtaattttactataaaaataaaaaataaaaaaaaatataatatacgtaattttattattaaataaaaaaaaaatatatatatatatatatacccaaggctcgcgagctaacgagcttaatattctgagctcgagctcgagctcgattaatAACGAGCtcaactcgagcttgactcgagccgctcgagctaacgagcttaatattctgagctcgagctcgagctcgattaatAACGAGCtcaactcgagcttgactcgagccgctcgcgagcggctcgagtcaagctcgagttgaGCTCGTTattaatcgagctcgagctcgagctcgagcggctcgattcgtttgcagcttCCTAGcccgcgagcggctcgagtcaagctcgagttgaGCTCGTTattaatcgagctcgagctcgagctcgagcggctcgattcgtttgcagcttCCTAGCCCTTGCGTGCAGTTTTTCGGGAACgaattttttaatcactttttaatCTCATATATATATCAAGGTACTGCAGTAATTTTACtacaaaaaatttagaaaaatgaaatccaaaTAAGGTCTTATACTTTTAGTTCCAAAAAATACTGTGAATTATGAAAATAGATACTActatttatgacttcattattagCAGAATTGCCAGACGAAAAGTTTTCCAGCGATATTTATTAGGGCGATGTATAAGTGGGAAAGGATGCATATGTTCACAAAAATGTATTATCGTAATTGCTTGCATTATAAACGTGTATAGTTTCTAGCATACCAAACTCCCATCCAGAcgtattattaaaaaaaaaaaaaaaaatcccatccAGACGTATTCCAGATCCACCGACGAAATTTCTATACAACTTCCTTTTCGTGTTTTTTGACGTACGGATTAAGCAACCAATTCCGTTTTGTGTTGTGTTTTCGTGGTAGAGTATTTCTTTGACTACCGGTGCTAATCAGTACTACTCGGTCCCTTCTCCACGGTGAAAAGTTCATCCCATTCCCCCTTTAGTTAGTAGCGCAGGCGGAAGAGctaaatttactttttaatGTCTGAAGCCTGAATCGGATTCCGTAGACTCCCTTTTCTCTATATCTCCCTCCCTCTGAAAAAGAAACACAcctttaaaataataataacaataataagaGAAGAAAAGTAGCAGAGGCCTCAGATCAGAAATTGGGAATTGGAATGGCTTCCTCGTCGCCCGCCATCCTTCTTCCAATCACCAACCCTCAGCCCTCCgccgccaccaccaccacaaccGACTCCATTCAGTCGTCCGGACCCCCTCCCGCCTTCCGTGCTTTTATAAATCATATCAGCGATACCGTCCGCAACGGCCTCGCCAGCCGCCGCCCCTGGTCTGAGCTCGTTGATCGCTCCGCTTTCTCCAAGCCTGACTCCATCTCCGATGCCACCCAACGCATCCGCAAGAATTACGCCTACTTCCGCGTCAATTACCTCGCCGTCATCACCGGTGTCGTCGCCGTTTCTCTCCTCACCAACCCCCTCTCTCTCATCCTCCTCGCTGCCCTTCTTGCCGCCTGGCTTTTCCTCTATCTCTTCCGCACCGCCTCAGATCCGCCCCTTACACTCTTCGGCCGTCAATTTTCCGATCGCGAAACCCTGGTAGGTCTCATCGTTTCCACCATCGTTGTCATCTTCCTCACCAGCGTTGGATCTGTTCTCGTGTCGGCCCTCATGGTCGGCCTTGCCATTGTCTGTGCGCACGGTGCCTTTAGGGTTCCCGAggatttgtttcttgatgaGCAAGAGTCCCCTGCTATTGGCTTCCTCTCTTTCTTGACTGGCGCCTCCTCCAATGCCACCGTTGCAGCCACCGCTCCCGCAGTTGCTGCCAGGGTTTGAGGATCCAATAAAACAACCCCTTGTACTTAGCTTCTTGATTTGTGATGTTAACATGCTTTGCTAGTTAGTGAACAATTGAACAATAATGAGAGCGGAATACCACCCTACTACTCACAAAATATACTTTTAGATCTGATAcatcataattttctttttacctTTTAGCTGGAATCTCTGTAAATTGTGGAGTTTTATTTTGAATGCAGCGTATTCCCTCGTTTGATTATTTCCATGTGTTATGTAGTTTCTTCTTTATTATTGTAGGGCAAGGGTTTCACATTTTTTGCATCTATGGTTCGTTTTGATCCTATTGGATTTAATTCCGTCCAAGTTTGCGAACTAAATGATCCTTTTACGAACATATGACAACAATTTTCAGTTCTGTTTGGTACCTCTTTGGTATATATTTGTTTGAATTGGAAAGTATATCAGCAATCTGCtgattcattatttttctcttcCTCTCAGGTATGTACTTGTTCAATATGACTGATTTAAGAATCATGTAACTGATGGGATCTAAATACAGCATTTAATGGTGCACTGATTGTGTACTTAGTAGGAAAACATCAGTTCCTGAGCAGTGGTCCATGTTATTTGCAGTATTTGCTGGAATCTGCAAGTGTTTTCCATGATTGGTGAATGGCTTGGAGCATGACCTTTTATATGCGTGAAAAGATTTCGTTTATCtgccaattatttttttaaaatttatttttttgattacTGTATAATTATAGTTTCTTGTGCTAGCATAATTGTTCCTGAACTGAGCGCAGGTGCAGCTTTTCATTTGTCCGATCTCTTCTTTTCTTGGCTGTTATTTGCTGAAAACACGATTTTGCACAATCTGGACAGTGTAGCGGAACCtgtaaacaaaatttttttgaagtaatccTTCCTCATACATGGTTCAATGTCTTGTCTTAAAATACACTAGTACTGTATAATCATGGCATTCAAAATTTAGTCCTTCATGCTGGCCAGCTTATATATTGTTTTGCAGTTAAGGGCAATGGCTATTTATCTGCTTATTTTATCTGTCATCAATCTATTCATGGGCCATTGTTTGGACAGTCTTTAGTTATTTTTGATTGGTGAATATTGGATACCTACTGTAGCAGTACTGCAAGGTTGGTTATCCAAGGACAAAGACAGGTGTGTTGCTGTTCTTTCGCTGTCTTGAAATGAGAAGTGAATCTTTGTGCAGTGTGGTGATGTTTTATTAGATTGTAAAGGTACACCAAACTGACTGAATGATATTGAGATTTTCATTCATGTTGAGCTGGAGGAAGGTTTGTGCTTCCTAATCTAGTTCAGAGTATGGGCATGTGGTGAATTGTCTATGTGGCTTATTTTATGGCTAAGTATAATTGGTTACAATTAATGGTTAGTTTTGAATCTGGATGCATATTTCAATAGATCTCACCGTTATGGTGACTTTCGATCTCACATTTAGTTGGATTATACTTTTGGAGTTTGAAACTTTGTTCAAGTTTATGGATTTATCTTTGCTGTACTTAGTGATTAAACATATTGGACGTGTTTGTGAATTGTGATGCTTCATACTTGATGAGATTAATATAATTAGAGTGTTGGTAGGCTTTATGTATGAACTCTGGTAAGCGACCTATGGTCTTGAGGCATGACTGACCCGTGGTGGTGACCGGAGtccaaacccaaccaaacttTGTGATTACCAGAAAAAAATATGAGTTTGACTAGAGATGCTAGCTAGTTTTCTCCCTTTGCTTGGCTGGAGTACGTTAGCGACTTCAGGTTGTGTATGCTGTCCAGGCAACGAAACCAGAGAACAGTTGGGAGTACCTCGGTTCTGTTTTTGTCTCAATATTGAGATTGAGTTGAATGCTCAAATTCCTTACCTGAGAACTTGTGACTGACTTTAGCATAAATATTAGCAATTAGTTGTTTTCTCACGTTTTTTGTGCTAGACTAGTGTCAAAAAGTGCTACTGGCATTATGCGGGTGTTAGGAAGAGAACTTTACTACTAATAACTTTATCCTAGAGGTTTTGCCTAGCGGAATTCTCAGGTTTAATTGACGCACAGTTGAGAACAGTGTTTTTATCCTCGCAGCCGAAAGGGAAAGGAGAATAGATTGTGTTTGGTTGTTCGTGTACGAGTGTGAGTAGAGTAGCATATGATAGTATTTGCCAAGGTCATGTAACACGCCTTCCTCTAGCTAACCTTGTGGTTCTGGAGTGGACGTTTTACAAAGGAACCgttattttctctctctcttttgttttcccgTTAATGTAAATCAGTTTAGTCAAGAGAGAGTTTTGAGTCGAAGTCAGATTCAGGAGGACGATTCTTTTCCTTGAGAACCATTGTCCTTGTTCCCCCTTCAGCAGCATCAAGCCTTTTGAGCAGTGGATTGTTGCTCATCTTGTCATTGAGGAA
Protein-coding sequences here:
- the LOC113696221 gene encoding uncharacterized protein isoform X1, whose protein sequence is MPCLNLSTNVKLEGVDTSAILSEATSTVAKLVGKPEAYVMIVLKGSVPMSFGGTEQPTAYGELVSIGGLNPDVNKKLSAAISNILETKLNVPKSRFFLKFCDTKAHQSQEYAQCLHALHQY
- the LOC113696221 gene encoding uncharacterized protein isoform X2, with product MPCLNLSTNVKLEGVDTSAILSEATSTVAKLVGKPEAYVMIVLKGSVPMSFGGTEQPTAYGELVSIGGLNPDVNKKLSAAISNILETKLNVPKSRFFLKFCDTKSSNFGWNGSTF
- the LOC113693798 gene encoding PRA1 family protein B4-like; the encoded protein is MASSSPAILLPITNPQPSAATTTTTDSIQSSGPPPAFRAFINHISDTVRNGLASRRPWSELVDRSAFSKPDSISDATQRIRKNYAYFRVNYLAVITGVVAVSLLTNPLSLILLAALLAAWLFLYLFRTASDPPLTLFGRQFSDRETLVGLIVSTIVVIFLTSVGSVLVSALMVGLAIVCAHGAFRVPEDLFLDEQESPAIGFLSFLTGASSNATVAATAPAVAARV